A single window of Pseudomonas benzenivorans DNA harbors:
- the rfaP gene encoding lipopolysaccharide core heptose(I) kinase RfaP: MKLLLSEPFKSLWAGKDPFVEVEALQGQVYRELEGRRTLRTEVAGRGYFVKIHRGIGWGEIVKNLLSAKLPVLGAGQEWRALECLHEAGVPTMTAVAYGERGGNPATQKSFIVTEELAPTLSLEDFSLDWSRQPPAPALKRALIGEVARMTGTMHRAGVNHRDCYICHFLLHTDRAVTADDLRLSLIDLHRAQTRSAVPRRWRDKDLAGLYFSALNIGLSRRDKLRFLKGYFRLPLRQILRDEARLLAWLERRADKLYARKQRYGDAL; this comes from the coding sequence ATGAAGTTGTTGCTCAGCGAGCCGTTCAAGTCCCTGTGGGCCGGCAAGGACCCCTTCGTCGAGGTGGAGGCCCTGCAGGGGCAGGTCTATCGCGAGCTGGAGGGGCGCCGCACCCTGCGCACCGAGGTGGCCGGGCGCGGCTATTTCGTCAAGATCCACCGCGGCATCGGCTGGGGCGAGATCGTCAAGAACCTGCTCAGTGCCAAGCTGCCGGTGCTCGGCGCCGGTCAGGAGTGGCGGGCGCTCGAGTGCCTGCATGAGGCCGGCGTGCCGACCATGACCGCGGTGGCCTACGGCGAGCGCGGCGGCAATCCCGCCACGCAGAAATCCTTCATCGTCACCGAAGAGCTGGCCCCGACCCTCAGCCTGGAAGACTTCAGCCTGGACTGGTCCAGGCAGCCGCCAGCGCCCGCGCTCAAGCGTGCGCTGATCGGCGAGGTGGCCAGGATGACCGGCACCATGCACCGCGCCGGGGTCAATCACCGCGACTGCTACATCTGCCACTTCCTGCTGCACACCGATCGAGCGGTGACGGCCGACGACTTGCGCCTGTCGCTGATCGACCTGCACCGGGCCCAGACCCGCAGCGCGGTACCGCGCCGCTGGCGCGACAAGGACCTGGCCGGGCTGTACTTCTCCGCCCTGAACATCGGCCTGAGCCGGCGCGACAAGCTGCGCTTTCTCAAGGGCTACTTCCGCCTGCCGCTGCGCCAGATCCTGCGCGACGAGGCGCGTCTGCTCGCCTGGCTGGAACGTCGCGCCGACAAGCTCTACGCCCGCAAGCAGCGCTACGGAGATGCGCTCTGA
- a CDS encoding glycosyltransferase family 4 protein: MQLAFILYKYFPYGGLQRDFLRIALECQRRGHAIRVYTPIWEGEVPAGFEVVVVPVKALFNHKRNEKLTAWVEADLARRPVERVIGFNKMPGLDVYYAADGCFEDKAQTLRNPLYRRWGRYKHFADYERAVFAPESATSILMISEVQQPLFVKHYGTPAERFHLLPPGIAQDRRAPANAAELRAELRAEFGLAEDQLLLVQIGSGFKTKGLDRSLKAVAALPRELRQRTRLIVIGQDDPRPFLLQVKALGISEQVQILKGRSDIPRFLLGADLLIHPAYNENTGTVLLEALVAGLPVLVTDVCGYAHYIAEADAGRVLASPFEQQQLNRSLREMLEDDGQRAQWQRNGLAFADSADLYSMPQRAADVILAERP, translated from the coding sequence ATGCAGCTGGCGTTTATTCTCTACAAGTACTTTCCGTACGGCGGCCTGCAGCGTGACTTCCTGCGCATCGCCCTGGAGTGCCAGCGGCGTGGCCATGCCATCCGCGTCTATACCCCCATCTGGGAGGGCGAGGTGCCGGCGGGCTTCGAGGTGGTGGTGGTGCCGGTCAAGGCGCTGTTCAACCACAAGCGCAACGAGAAGCTCACCGCCTGGGTCGAGGCCGACCTGGCCAGGCGCCCGGTCGAGCGGGTGATCGGCTTCAACAAGATGCCGGGGCTGGACGTCTACTACGCCGCCGACGGCTGCTTCGAGGACAAGGCGCAGACCCTGCGCAATCCGCTGTATCGCCGTTGGGGCCGCTACAAGCACTTCGCCGACTACGAGCGGGCGGTGTTCGCCCCCGAGTCTGCAACCTCGATCCTGATGATCTCCGAGGTGCAGCAGCCGCTGTTCGTCAAGCACTACGGGACTCCGGCCGAGCGCTTCCACCTGCTGCCGCCGGGCATCGCCCAGGACCGTCGGGCGCCGGCCAATGCCGCCGAGCTTCGCGCCGAGCTTCGCGCCGAGTTCGGCCTGGCGGAGGACCAGCTGCTGCTGGTGCAGATCGGCTCCGGGTTCAAGACCAAGGGCCTGGATCGCAGTCTCAAGGCCGTCGCCGCGCTGCCGCGCGAGCTGCGCCAGCGTACCCGGCTGATCGTCATCGGCCAGGACGACCCCCGGCCGTTCCTGTTGCAGGTCAAGGCCCTGGGCATCTCCGAGCAGGTGCAGATCCTCAAGGGGCGCAGCGACATTCCGCGCTTCCTCCTCGGCGCCGACCTGCTGATCCATCCGGCCTACAACGAGAACACCGGCACCGTGTTGCTGGAGGCCCTGGTCGCCGGCCTGCCGGTGCTGGTCACCGACGTCTGCGGTTATGCCCACTACATCGCCGAGGCCGACGCCGGTCGGGTGCTGGCCAGCCCCTTCGAGCAGCAGCAGCTCAACCGCAGCCTGCGCGAGATGCTCGAGGATGATGGGCAGCGTGCCCAGTGGCAGCGCAACGGCCTGGCCTTCGCCGATTCGGCCGACCTCTATTCCATGCCGCAGCGGGCGGCCGACGTGATTCTGGCGGAACGCCCATGA
- the waaC gene encoding lipopolysaccharide heptosyltransferase I — protein sequence MRVLLIKTSSLGDVVHSLPALTDAARAIPGIQFDWVVEEGFAEIPAWHPAVARVIPVAIRRWRKNLWQTLKHGEWRRFKARLGEVRYDLVIDAQGLLKSAWLTRYVKAPVAGLDRDSAREPIASRFYDRTYNVPREQHALERVRQLFAQALDYPLPAGLGDYGLNRAQLAAPAAQPYVLFLHGTTWPSKHWPETYWRELAEQMSEQGWAIRLPWGNEQERARAERIAAGVEHAAVLPKLNLAGVAKVIAGAQACVAVDTGLGHLAAALDVPSISLYGPTLPGRVGAYGRAQIHLCASGPNAGLGDRHKPCLDALRPERVATELQALLLAPPSLFEGHV from the coding sequence ATGCGGGTGCTGCTGATCAAGACGTCCTCCCTGGGCGATGTGGTGCATAGCCTGCCGGCGCTCACCGATGCCGCCCGGGCCATCCCCGGCATCCAGTTCGACTGGGTGGTGGAGGAGGGTTTCGCCGAGATTCCCGCCTGGCATCCGGCCGTGGCCCGGGTGATCCCGGTGGCGATCCGGCGCTGGCGCAAGAATCTCTGGCAGACCCTCAAGCATGGCGAGTGGCGCCGTTTCAAGGCGCGCCTGGGCGAGGTCCGCTACGACCTGGTGATCGATGCCCAGGGCCTGCTGAAGAGCGCCTGGCTGACCCGCTACGTCAAGGCGCCGGTAGCCGGCCTGGACCGCGACTCGGCGCGCGAGCCCATCGCCAGCCGTTTCTATGACCGGACCTACAACGTGCCCCGCGAGCAGCATGCCCTGGAGCGCGTGCGCCAGCTGTTCGCCCAGGCACTGGACTATCCGCTGCCCGCGGGGCTCGGCGACTACGGCCTGAACCGCGCGCAGCTGGCCGCGCCGGCGGCGCAGCCCTATGTGCTGTTCCTGCATGGCACCACCTGGCCGAGCAAGCATTGGCCGGAAACCTACTGGCGCGAGCTGGCCGAGCAGATGAGTGAGCAGGGCTGGGCGATTCGCCTACCCTGGGGCAACGAGCAAGAGCGGGCGCGGGCCGAGCGCATCGCCGCCGGGGTGGAGCATGCCGCGGTGCTGCCCAAGCTGAACCTGGCCGGGGTGGCCAAGGTGATCGCCGGGGCCCAGGCCTGCGTGGCGGTGGACACCGGTCTCGGCCACCTGGCCGCCGCGCTGGATGTGCCGAGCATCTCCCTCTACGGCCCGACCCTGCCGGGGCGTGTCGGCGCCTATGGCCGCGCCCAGATCCATCTGTGCGCCAGCGGCCCCAATGCCGGCCTCGGCGATCGCCACAAGCCCTGCCTCGACGCGCTGCGCCCCGAGCGGGTGGCCACCGAGTTGCAGGCGTTGCTGCTGGCGCCGCCCAGCCTGTTCGAGGGGCACGTCTGA
- the waaF gene encoding lipopolysaccharide heptosyltransferase II, with protein MRILIVGPSWVGDMVMAQTLFQCLKQRHGDCQIDVLAPEWSRPILERMPEVRRALSFPLGHGVLQLATRRRIGKSLAGEYDQAILLPNSLKSALVPYFAGIPKRIGWKGEMRYGLLNDLRRLDEQRYPLMIERFMALAFAPGADLPRPYPRPSLRIESASRDAALGRFALTLDRPVLALCPGAEFGEAKRWPSEYYARVAEAKIRAGWQVWLFGSKNDHPVGEDIRARLIPGLREEAVNLAGETSLAEAIDLLSCAAAVVSNDSGLMHVAAALNRPLVAVYGSTSPQFTPPLAEQVEIVRLGLECSPCFDRTCRFGHYNCLRELAPQPVLEALDRLVGDPVEVD; from the coding sequence ATGAGAATACTGATCGTAGGCCCCAGCTGGGTGGGCGACATGGTGATGGCGCAGACGCTGTTCCAGTGCCTGAAGCAGCGCCACGGCGACTGCCAGATCGATGTGCTGGCGCCCGAGTGGAGCCGGCCGATCCTCGAGCGCATGCCCGAGGTGCGGCGTGCCCTGAGCTTTCCGCTCGGCCATGGCGTGCTGCAGCTGGCGACCCGGCGGCGGATCGGCAAGTCCCTGGCCGGCGAGTACGATCAGGCGATCCTGCTGCCCAACTCCCTCAAGTCCGCCCTGGTGCCCTACTTCGCCGGCATTCCCAAGCGCATCGGCTGGAAGGGCGAGATGCGCTACGGGCTGCTCAACGACCTGCGGCGCCTGGACGAGCAGCGCTACCCGCTGATGATCGAGCGCTTCATGGCCCTGGCGTTCGCGCCGGGGGCGGACCTGCCCCGGCCCTACCCGCGGCCGAGCCTGCGCATCGAGTCGGCCAGTCGCGACGCCGCCCTGGGCCGTTTCGCGCTGACCCTTGACCGGCCGGTCCTGGCGCTCTGTCCCGGCGCCGAGTTCGGCGAGGCCAAGCGCTGGCCCAGCGAGTACTACGCCCGGGTCGCCGAGGCGAAGATCCGGGCCGGCTGGCAGGTCTGGCTGTTCGGTTCGAAAAACGATCATCCGGTCGGCGAGGATATTCGCGCCCGGCTGATCCCCGGCTTGCGCGAGGAGGCGGTCAATCTTGCCGGCGAGACCAGCCTGGCCGAAGCCATCGACCTGCTGTCCTGCGCCGCCGCGGTGGTGTCCAACGATTCCGGCCTGATGCACGTGGCCGCCGCGCTGAACCGCCCGCTGGTGGCGGTCTATGGCTCGACCTCGCCGCAGTTCACCCCGCCCCTGGCCGAGCAGGTGGAGATCGTCCGCCTGGGCCTGGAGTGCAGCCCCTGTTTCGACCGCACCTGCCGTTTCGGCCACTACAACTGCCTGCGCGAGCTGGCGCCGCAGCCGGTGCTCGAAGCCCTCGATCGCCTGGTCGGCGATCCGGTCGAGGTCGATTGA
- a CDS encoding branched-chain amino acid transaminase translates to MSMADRDGVIWYDGKLVPWRDATTHVLTHTLHYGMGVFEGVRAYNTPDGTAIFRLQAHTDRLFDSAHIMGMKIPFSKDEINEATRAAVRENNLESAYIRPMVFYGSEAMGLRASGLKVQVIVAAWNWGAYMGDEALQVGIKVRTSSFTRHHVNISMTRAKANGNYINSMLALQEAISGGADEAMLLDPEGYVAEGSGENIFLVKDGVVYTPEVTSCLNGITRNTVLTLAEELGIQVIEKRITRDEVYIADEAFFTGTAAEVTPIREVDGRQIGAGRRGPVTEKLQTAYFDLVTGKTRNHAEWRTLVK, encoded by the coding sequence ATGTCGATGGCCGATCGTGATGGTGTGATTTGGTATGACGGCAAGCTGGTGCCGTGGCGCGACGCCACCACCCATGTGCTGACCCACACCCTGCACTATGGCATGGGCGTGTTCGAGGGCGTGCGTGCGTACAACACCCCCGATGGCACGGCGATCTTCCGCCTGCAGGCGCACACCGACCGCCTGTTCGATTCCGCCCACATCATGGGCATGAAGATTCCCTTCAGCAAAGACGAGATCAACGAGGCGACCCGCGCCGCGGTCCGCGAGAACAACCTGGAAAGCGCCTACATCCGCCCGATGGTGTTCTACGGATCCGAAGCCATGGGCCTGCGCGCCAGCGGCCTGAAGGTCCAGGTGATCGTGGCAGCGTGGAACTGGGGCGCCTACATGGGCGACGAGGCCCTGCAGGTCGGCATCAAGGTGCGCACCAGCTCCTTCACCCGTCACCACGTCAACATCTCGATGACCCGGGCCAAGGCCAACGGCAACTACATCAACTCGATGCTGGCCCTGCAGGAAGCCATCTCCGGCGGCGCCGACGAGGCCATGCTGCTGGACCCGGAAGGCTACGTGGCCGAGGGTTCGGGCGAGAACATCTTCCTGGTCAAGGATGGTGTGGTGTACACCCCGGAAGTCACCTCCTGCCTCAACGGCATCACCCGCAACACCGTGCTGACCCTGGCCGAGGAGCTGGGCATCCAGGTGATCGAGAAGCGCATCACCCGCGATGAGGTGTATATCGCCGACGAGGCCTTCTTCACCGGCACCGCCGCCGAAGTCACGCCGATCCGCGAAGTCGATGGCCGCCAGATCGGCGCCGGCCGCCGCGGCCCGGTAACCGAAAAGCTGCAGACCGCCTACTTCGACCTGGTGACCGGCAAGACCCGCAATCACGCCGAATGGCGCACCCTGGTCAAGTAA
- the glnE gene encoding bifunctional [glutamate--ammonia ligase]-adenylyl-L-tyrosine phosphorylase/[glutamate--ammonia-ligase] adenylyltransferase, whose amino-acid sequence MSLPVLVSLPASLDPLAQRAEQSFRAALADLGDAAVVRFDAWPQVRREAWKRAAAASDFVAQQALRDPQMLLELAESGELERSLSAGELRDQLVAALQDCADEDELGLRLRRFRNRQQLRIIWRDVARQADLVETCRDLSDLADACIDLAYHWLYPHHCAQFGTPIGRRSGQPQHMVILGMGKLGAHELNLSSDIDLIFGYPEGGETEGVRRSLDNQEFFIRLGQRLIKALDAITVEGFVFRTDMRLRPYGSSGALVFSFNALEQYYQDQGRDWERYAMIKARVVGGDPVAGEQLLEMLRPFVYRRYLDFSAIEALRSMKLLIQQEVRRKGMAENIKLGAGGIREVEFIAQAFQLIHGGRDLSLQQRPLLKVLRTLEGQGYLPGAVTDELREGYEFLRYTEHALQAIDDRQTQMLPDGDLDRARVAFILGFDNWQAFHERLMHWRERVDWHFRQVIADPDEDQDGEIDEVIGGEWLPLWEDAQDEAAACRQLGDAGFADALAARQRLAGLRSSNQVRTMQRLGRERLDAFIPRLLAQAVEHDDPDLVLERVLPLVEAVARRSAYLVLLTENPGALQRLLTLCAASPWIAEQITRFPLLLDELLNEGRLFKPPQAPELAAELRERLMRIPEDDLEQQMEALRHFKLAHRLRVAASEIAGTLPLMKVSDYLTWLAESILDQVLALAWRQTVAKHGTPRRADGSACDPDFIIVGYGKVGGIELGHGSDLDLVFIHDGDPQAETDGAKPIDGAQFFTRLGQRIIHLLTTQTNSGQLYEVDMRLRPSGASGLLVSSLGAFQRYQESEAWTWEHQALVRARVLVGCPRVGQAFEAVRAAVLGRERDLDTLRAEVSEMRAKMRDNLGSKATAAGTAANAFEAAAPFDLKQDAGGIVDIEFMVQYAALAWSRQYPELLEFTDNIRILEGLERVGLLPGEDALLLQEIYKAYRQAAHRQALQKQPGVVSGDQFHVERRSVLRIWQALGLN is encoded by the coding sequence ATGAGCCTGCCAGTGCTGGTCTCTTTGCCCGCCTCTCTCGACCCCTTGGCGCAACGCGCCGAGCAGTCCTTCAGGGCGGCCCTGGCCGATCTCGGCGACGCCGCCGTGGTGCGTTTCGACGCCTGGCCGCAGGTCCGGCGCGAGGCGTGGAAGCGCGCGGCCGCGGCCAGCGACTTCGTCGCGCAGCAGGCCCTGCGCGATCCACAGATGCTGCTGGAGCTAGCCGAATCGGGCGAGCTGGAGCGCAGCCTGTCGGCGGGGGAGCTGCGCGATCAGCTGGTGGCCGCGCTGCAGGATTGCGCTGACGAGGACGAGCTGGGACTGCGCCTGCGACGTTTTCGCAACCGTCAGCAGTTGCGCATCATCTGGCGCGATGTCGCTCGTCAGGCCGACCTGGTCGAGACCTGTCGCGACCTCTCCGACCTGGCCGACGCCTGCATCGATCTGGCCTACCACTGGCTCTATCCCCACCACTGCGCTCAGTTCGGCACGCCGATCGGGCGGCGCAGTGGCCAGCCCCAGCACATGGTGATCCTCGGCATGGGCAAGCTGGGGGCGCACGAGCTCAACCTGTCCTCGGACATCGACCTGATCTTCGGCTACCCGGAAGGCGGCGAGACCGAGGGGGTGCGCCGCTCCCTGGACAATCAGGAGTTCTTCATCCGCCTGGGGCAGCGGCTGATCAAGGCGCTGGATGCCATCACCGTCGAAGGCTTCGTGTTCCGCACCGACATGCGTCTGCGTCCCTACGGCTCGTCCGGTGCCCTGGTCTTCAGCTTCAATGCGCTGGAGCAGTACTACCAGGATCAGGGCCGCGACTGGGAGCGCTACGCCATGATCAAGGCGCGGGTGGTCGGCGGCGACCCGGTCGCCGGCGAGCAGCTGCTGGAGATGCTGAGGCCCTTCGTCTATCGGCGCTACCTGGACTTTTCCGCCATCGAGGCGCTGCGCAGCATGAAGCTGCTGATCCAGCAGGAAGTGCGGCGCAAGGGCATGGCCGAGAATATCAAGCTCGGCGCCGGTGGCATCCGCGAGGTGGAGTTCATCGCCCAGGCGTTCCAGCTGATCCACGGCGGGCGCGACCTCAGCCTGCAGCAGCGTCCCCTGCTCAAGGTCTTGCGCACCCTCGAGGGGCAGGGTTACCTGCCTGGCGCGGTGACCGACGAGCTGCGCGAGGGCTACGAGTTTCTGCGTTACACCGAACATGCCTTGCAGGCGATCGACGACCGGCAGACGCAGATGCTGCCGGACGGCGACCTGGATCGGGCGCGGGTTGCCTTCATCCTCGGCTTCGACAACTGGCAGGCGTTCCACGAGCGGCTGATGCACTGGCGCGAGCGGGTCGACTGGCACTTCCGGCAGGTGATCGCCGATCCGGACGAGGATCAGGACGGCGAAATCGACGAGGTGATTGGCGGCGAATGGCTGCCGCTGTGGGAGGACGCCCAGGACGAGGCGGCGGCCTGCCGCCAGCTCGGCGATGCCGGCTTTGCCGATGCCCTGGCGGCCCGCCAGCGCCTGGCCGGCCTGCGCAGCAGTAATCAGGTGCGGACCATGCAGCGCCTCGGGCGCGAGCGGCTGGATGCCTTCATTCCGCGATTGCTGGCTCAGGCCGTGGAGCATGATGACCCGGACCTGGTGCTCGAAAGGGTGTTGCCGCTGGTCGAGGCGGTGGCGCGGCGCTCGGCCTACCTGGTGCTGCTGACGGAGAATCCCGGCGCCCTGCAGCGCCTGCTGACCCTGTGTGCCGCCAGCCCCTGGATCGCCGAGCAGATCACCCGCTTTCCGCTGCTGCTCGACGAGTTGCTCAACGAGGGGCGGTTGTTCAAGCCGCCGCAGGCGCCCGAGCTGGCCGCCGAGCTGCGCGAGCGACTGATGCGCATCCCCGAGGACGACCTGGAGCAGCAGATGGAGGCGCTGCGCCACTTCAAGCTGGCCCACCGCCTGCGTGTGGCGGCCTCGGAGATCGCCGGCACCCTGCCGCTGATGAAGGTCAGCGACTACCTGACCTGGCTGGCCGAGTCGATCCTCGACCAGGTGCTGGCCCTGGCCTGGCGCCAAACCGTGGCCAAGCACGGCACGCCGCGCCGCGCCGATGGCAGCGCCTGCGACCCCGACTTCATCATCGTCGGCTACGGCAAGGTCGGCGGCATCGAGCTGGGGCACGGCTCGGATCTGGATCTGGTGTTCATCCACGATGGCGACCCGCAGGCCGAGACCGATGGCGCAAAGCCCATCGACGGCGCGCAATTCTTCACCCGCCTGGGGCAGCGCATCATCCACCTGCTGACCACCCAGACCAACTCGGGGCAGCTCTACGAGGTGGACATGCGCCTGCGCCCCTCCGGCGCCTCGGGGTTGCTGGTCAGCTCCCTCGGTGCCTTCCAGCGCTACCAGGAGAGCGAGGCCTGGACCTGGGAGCATCAGGCGCTGGTGCGTGCGCGGGTGCTGGTGGGATGTCCGCGCGTCGGTCAGGCCTTCGAGGCCGTGCGCGCAGCGGTGCTGGGGCGCGAGCGCGATCTCGACACGCTGCGCGCGGAGGTCAGCGAGATGCGCGCGAAGATGCGCGACAACCTCGGCAGCAAGGCCACGGCTGCCGGCACTGCGGCCAATGCCTTCGAGGCCGCGGCGCCCTTCGACCTCAAGCAGGATGCCGGAGGTATCGTCGATATTGAATTTATGGTGCAATACGCGGCCCTGGCCTGGTCGCGACAGTACCCGGAGCTGCTCGAGTTCACCGACAACATCCGCATACTGGAAGGGTTGGAGCGCGTGGGCTTGTTGCCGGGCGAAGACGCCCTGCTGCTGCAGGAGATCTACAAGGCCTACCGCCAGGCGGCCCACCGTCAGGCGCTGCAGAAGCAGCCGGGGGTGGTGAGCGGCGACCAGTTTCATGTCGAACGGCGCAGCGTGCTGCGCATCTGGCAGGCGCTTGGCTTGAACTGA
- the aceE gene encoding pyruvate dehydrogenase (acetyl-transferring), homodimeric type: protein MQDLDPVETQEWLDALESVLDHEGEDRAHYLMTRMGELATRSGSQLPYAITTPYRNTIPVTHEARMPGDLFMERRIRSLVRWNALAMVMRTNLQDPDLGGHISSFASSATLYDIGFNYFFQAPTDEHGGDLVFYQGHASPGIYARAFMEGRISEDQLKNFRQEVDGQGLSSYPHPWLMPDFWQFPTVSMGLGPIQAIYQARFMKYLEARGFIPAGKQKVWCFMGDGECDEPESLGAISLAGREKLDNLIFVINCNLQRLDGPVRGNGKIIQELEGVFRGGGWNVNKVVWGRFWDPLLAKDVDGILQRRMDEVIDGEYQNYKAKDGAFVREHFFNSPELKEMVKDLSDDEIWKLNRGGHDPYKVYAAYHQAVNHQGQPTVVLAKTVKGYGTGAGEAKNTAHNTKKVDVDSLKKFRDRFDIPVKDDELENLPFFRPAPDSAEGKYLRKKREALGGFVPQRRANSFAVPTPPLDTLKAILDGSGDREISTTMAFVRILAQLVKDKELGERIVPIIPDEARTFGMEGMFRQLGIYSSVGQLYEPVDKDQVMFYREDKKGQILEEGINEAGAMSSFIAAGTSYSCHNQPMLPFYIFYSMFGFQRIGDLAWAAGDSRTRGFLIGGTAGRTTLNGEGLQHEDGHSHLMAATIPNCRTYDPTYGYELAVIIREGTRRMMEEQENVFYYITVMNEAYQQPAMPEGVEEGIIKGMYLLEEDKREAAHHVQLLGSGTILREVRAAAKILREEYNIGADVWSVTSFNELRREGLAVERHNRLHPEQKPQLTYVEQCLKGRQGPVIASTDYMKLFADQIRQWVPSKEYKVLGTDGFGRSDSRQKLRHFFEVDRNWIVLAALEALADRGDIEPKVVAEAIAKFGIDPEKRNPLDC from the coding sequence ATGCAAGACCTCGATCCCGTCGAAACCCAGGAATGGCTGGACGCCCTAGAGTCCGTCCTCGACCATGAGGGTGAAGACCGCGCTCATTACCTGATGACCCGCATGGGCGAGCTGGCCACCCGCAGTGGTTCCCAGTTGCCCTACGCCATCACCACGCCCTATCGCAACACCATCCCGGTGACCCACGAAGCACGCATGCCTGGCGACCTGTTCATGGAACGCCGCATCCGCTCGCTGGTACGCTGGAACGCGCTGGCCATGGTGATGCGCACCAACCTGCAGGACCCGGACCTGGGCGGTCACATCTCCAGCTTCGCCTCCTCCGCAACGCTGTATGACATCGGTTTCAACTACTTCTTCCAGGCCCCGACCGACGAACACGGCGGCGACCTGGTCTTCTATCAGGGCCACGCCTCCCCCGGCATCTACGCCCGTGCCTTCATGGAAGGCCGGATCAGCGAAGACCAGCTCAAGAACTTCCGCCAGGAAGTGGACGGCCAGGGCCTGTCGTCCTACCCGCACCCCTGGCTGATGCCGGACTTCTGGCAGTTCCCCACCGTATCCATGGGCCTGGGCCCGATCCAGGCGATCTACCAGGCGCGCTTCATGAAGTACCTGGAAGCCCGCGGCTTTATCCCCGCCGGCAAGCAGAAGGTCTGGTGCTTCATGGGTGACGGCGAGTGCGACGAGCCGGAATCCCTCGGCGCCATCTCCCTGGCCGGCCGCGAGAAGCTGGACAACCTGATCTTCGTCATCAACTGCAACCTGCAGCGCCTCGACGGCCCGGTGCGCGGCAACGGCAAGATCATCCAGGAACTGGAAGGCGTGTTCCGCGGCGGCGGCTGGAACGTCAACAAGGTGGTCTGGGGCCGCTTCTGGGACCCGCTGCTGGCCAAGGACGTCGACGGTATCCTGCAACGCCGGATGGACGAAGTGATCGACGGCGAATACCAGAACTACAAGGCCAAAGACGGCGCCTTCGTCCGTGAGCACTTCTTCAACAGCCCGGAACTCAAGGAGATGGTCAAGGACCTCTCCGACGACGAGATCTGGAAGCTCAACCGTGGCGGCCACGACCCGTACAAGGTCTATGCGGCCTACCACCAGGCGGTCAACCACCAGGGTCAACCGACCGTCGTCCTGGCCAAGACCGTCAAGGGTTATGGCACCGGTGCCGGCGAGGCGAAGAACACCGCCCACAACACCAAGAAGGTCGATGTCGACAGCCTGAAGAAATTCCGCGACCGCTTCGACATCCCGGTCAAGGACGACGAGCTGGAGAACCTGCCGTTCTTCAGGCCGGCGCCCGACAGCGCCGAAGGCAAGTACCTGCGCAAGAAGCGCGAGGCCCTGGGCGGTTTCGTGCCGCAGCGCCGCGCCAACAGCTTCGCCGTGCCGACCCCGCCGCTGGATACCCTCAAGGCCATCCTCGACGGCTCCGGCGACCGCGAAATCTCCACCACCATGGCCTTCGTGCGCATCCTCGCGCAGCTGGTCAAGGACAAGGAACTGGGCGAGCGCATCGTGCCGATCATTCCCGACGAGGCGCGCACCTTCGGCATGGAAGGCATGTTCCGTCAGCTCGGCATCTACTCCTCGGTCGGCCAGCTGTACGAGCCGGTCGACAAGGACCAGGTGATGTTCTACCGCGAGGACAAGAAGGGTCAGATCCTCGAGGAAGGCATCAACGAAGCCGGCGCCATGAGCTCCTTCATCGCCGCGGGCACCAGCTACAGCTGCCACAACCAGCCCATGCTGCCGTTCTACATCTTCTACTCGATGTTCGGCTTCCAGCGCATCGGCGACCTGGCCTGGGCCGCCGGCGACAGCCGCACCCGTGGTTTCCTGATCGGCGGCACCGCCGGCCGCACCACACTGAACGGCGAAGGCCTGCAGCACGAGGACGGTCACAGCCACCTGATGGCCGCGACCATCCCCAACTGCCGCACCTATGATCCGACCTACGGCTACGAGCTGGCGGTGATCATTCGTGAAGGCACGCGGCGGATGATGGAAGAGCAGGAGAACGTCTTCTACTACATCACCGTGATGAACGAGGCCTACCAGCAGCCGGCCATGCCCGAAGGTGTCGAGGAAGGCATCATCAAGGGCATGTACCTGCTCGAAGAGGACAAGAGGGAAGCCGCCCACCACGTGCAGCTGCTGGGCAGCGGCACCATCCTGCGCGAAGTGCGCGCCGCGGCGAAGATCCTCCGCGAGGAGTACAACATCGGCGCCGACGTGTGGAGCGTGACCAGCTTCAACGAACTGCGCCGCGAAGGCCTGGCGGTGGAGCGTCACAACCGCCTGCACCCGGAGCAGAAGCCGCAGCTGACCTACGTCGAGCAGTGCCTGAAGGGCCGTCAGGGCCCGGTCATCGCCAGCACCGACTACATGAAGCTGTTCGCCGACCAGATCCGCCAGTGGGTTCCGAGCAAGGAATACAAGGTGCTGGGCACCGACGGCTTCGGCCGCAGCGACAGCCGCCAGAAGCTGCGCCACTTCTTCGAAGTGGACCGCAACTGGATCGTCCTGGCCGCCCTGGAAGCCCTCGCCGACCGTGGCGATATCGAACCCAAGGTGGTGGCCGAGGCCATTGCCAAGTTCGGCATCGACCCGGAAAAACGTAACCCGCTGGACTGCTAA